One region of Etheostoma spectabile isolate EspeVRDwgs_2016 chromosome 21, UIUC_Espe_1.0, whole genome shotgun sequence genomic DNA includes:
- the tnfrsf13b gene encoding tumor necrosis factor receptor superfamily member 13B: MGGGCHGGHYCDALLKKCIGCQMQCKQPHIIPKCTSYCESAHCKALLGHYYDALLKTCVRCTKICGSHPAECSQHCQKVSFPSTPQAPTPHMTTKKLLVEVPSHVPNSRGTSGLTALEDSTILFYSLLALCMLLLFSSLSLASAVLLRRARAKTSKPGPKEANYNLESVVQQGQEVGRPGQGSKDFVPDSNRTRDREPSNDSLPTETCVCVHCFPDLKGLGQGNDRPPRAPFSFYQQPVLHRGPVWAEENLHNSGLEVLEEAEVG, encoded by the exons ATGGGTGGAGGCTGCCATGGGGGTCATTACTGCGATGCTTTGCTCAAAAAATGTATTGGTTGTCAAATGCAATGCAAGCAACCACATATCATCCCCAAATGCACTAGTTACTGTG AGTCTGCACATTGCAAAGCCCTGCTCGGCCACTACTACGACGCACTGCTGAAGACATGTGTGAGGTGCACTAAGATTTGTGGCAGTCATCCAGCAGAATGCTCCCAGCACTGCCAGA AGGTATCCTTCCCATCTACCCCCCAAGCTCCGACACCTCACATGACTACCAAAAAGCTCCTGGTTGAAGTTCCCTCACACGTGCCAAATTCCAGAGGGACCTCAGGGCTGACAGCCCTGGAAGACTCCACTATCCTGTTCTACTCCCTGCTGGCTCTGTGCATGCTGCTGCTGTTCTCTAGCTTGTCTCTAGCATCGGCAGTCTTACTAAGGAGAGCAAGGGCCAAAACCTCCAAACCAGGACCCAAGGAGGCTAACTACAACCTGGAGAGTGTGGTCCAGCAGGGCCAGGAGGTTGGTCGGCCTGGTCAGGGGTCCAAAG ATTTTGTACCAGATTCAAACCGCACCAGAGACCGCGAGCCATCAAATGACTCCCTTCCTACTGAGACCTGCGTATGCGTCCACTGCTTCCCTGATCTGAAGGGTCTCGGCCAGGGCAACGACAGGCCACCGAGGGCCCCCTTCTCATTCTACCAGCAGCCTGTCCTCCATAGAGGGCCTGTCTGGGCTGAGGAGAACCTACACAACTCTGGACTGGAGGTGCTGGAGGAGGCGGAAGTCGGATGA